TTTTGATATTGAATTCAAGGTGATTGTCTTCGGGTAGAGATGTGAAAGTAAATGTACGCCATTCTTTCTCCCAATTGGGTTGGTTAATTGCAAAATCTGCTGCTTGACCGGGTACAAAAGTGAAGCCCGGAAGCTTTTCAAGAACAAATTTTAACACATCGTGTGTTAGTGGTTCTATTGATTTGATTTTTACTGTATGTGACATAATTTTTTATTTTGATGTTCGAATGTAGTGTAAGAATTCATTTTTGGTTGCTTCGTTTTTAAACTGCCCTAAGAAACAAGAACTGGTTGTGGAGCTGTTAGTATCATTGATTCCGCGAGATTGCACACAAAGATGATCTGCTTCAATCACCACTCCTACGTCTTCTGTTTGTAGTATTTTTTTGAGTGCATCTGCAATTTGTGTTGTCATTCGTTCTTGCAGTTGAGGACGTTTTGCATAAAACTGAACTATACGATTGATTTTTGATAGTCCTATTACCTTGTCTTTAGGGATGTATGCAACGTGTGCTTTGCCAATTATGGGAACAAAGTGATGTTCACAAGTAGAGAATAGGGTAATGTCTTTTTCAACCAACATGTTGTTGTATTCTCCTTTGTTTTCAAATAGTTTGACTGATGGCATATTGTCGGGATTGAGACCGCTAAAAAGTTCTTTGACATACATCTTGGCTACTCTTAATGGGGTGTCTTTGAGGCTGTCATCAGTAAGGTCGAGACCAAGAATTCTCATGATTTTGCCAAAGTGAAATTCAATTTGCTCAATTTTTTCGTCCTCGCTCAACTCAAATTCACGAAGGTCAATATGTTCTATTATTTCGCTTTCTGGTTGATAGGGCTTGGTTGCGTCTGTTTTTGTTGTTTCTTGCATAATTATATTTGTATTTTCTTTTGTTTTTTAGGACATAAAAAAACTTTGGATATGGTCTGATGAGCTACTTTCATTAGGATGGGACTTTATAGCTTTATCCAAAAGGTACCCAAAGTTTTTAATGAGTTTTGACTTTTTCTATTGCATGTCGTTTATAATGATTTTTCCTTTCATTACCATGTGAATGCTACAATAGTAGTCAGTAGATTTTTGGGGTACAATCTGCCAAGTATCACCATTTTGCATAGCAGGAGATTTCCAAATGCTGTCAACATCAGTAGCATCATGTGCTACAATGTCTTTATTTACAAATATAAGTGTATCACCTTTGTTAATTGTGATTTCCTGAGGTTTAAACTGCATTTCTTCGATGATGATTGTGTCGCTTGCAAAAGCAGGTGTCGCAGCCGAAACAACGGTACTGTCTGCTTGGTTGTCAGCAGTGGTTGTTCCTGTGTTGTTGCAACTGCTTAAGAAATACATACTGAATAATGAAGCTAAACCGATTTGCAATACTCTACGTATCATGATGTTAGTTATTTAGAAAATTCTTTTTGTACCATTTTGGCATGTTCAAGGTGTGCTTTTAATGCAGGTAGCACTTTGACAAGCAGGGCTTTAAGTTCAGCGTTTTGCGCTTGTGGAATTAAAACATTCTCAACAGTGCTGATGACTGCTTCGTGATATGAAACCTCATTGTCAATGTAGGCTTTGTCAAATGCAGCTCCGGTTTTTGAGTTAAGTGTTTTAGTGATTTTTTTAGAATCTGCTAACAATGATTTTGTAATATCATTAGTTTCAGGAGTTACACCAAGTTTGGTTGCTAAATCCACACACATTTTGATAACGCCATTATGGTCGTCAATCATGGTTTGGGCAAATCTTCTTACAGATTCATTTTTGGATTTTTTCAATGCAATTTTGCCGTAGTCCACATCTATTTGGTTTGCGGTTACTGCTATTGAAGCAATTTGGGGGTCTGATACTTTGGGTGCATTTTGTGCACTTCCATTCAAAGGCATTATAAATGTTGCGAAAAGCATTGTACTTGCCAACACAGAAAATTTTCTTAAATTTTTCATTTTACTAATTATTAGATTGTTTTTTTAAATTGAATCATCTTTATATCATTTGATTCACTCAATTAGAGTCGGAGTGTTTCAATTTGGTTACATGTTTTTATGGGATAAAATCATTGTTTTGTCCAAACAAGGGAGTTTAAATTTTGTTTGTTTCTCTTAATACTCTCGCAACCATGTTGTTACAATGAATATCGTGAAACTCAAATAGCTCGGATGGAGAATATGATTGTTCTATTATTGATTGCAGCATTTTCTTAGCCCTGTTTAATTTGGTTTTGACATTGCTTTCACTGAGTTCAAGTAAATGTGCAGTTTCTGCTGAACTTAAACCGTTGATTTCTCGCAGTGCAAATACCATTCGATATTCGTGTGGTACTTGACTAAGGGCGTCTTCTATTATTTTGCCTAATTCACGGTTGTGATAAATTTTAGAGGGGTCAGGGTTGGATTGTATTAACATGGGTGTGTCGTTATCGTGTACTTGAGAAGCAATTTCATGTTTATAGCTTGCTTTTTCTTTTTTCTTATAACAATTATTGAGCATGATACGGATAAGCCAAGTTTGAAAACTTGAGCGTCCTTTAAAATCTCTTAAGTGGCTATATGCCTGAATAAATGTCTCTTGAATGAGGTCTAAGGTGTCGTCATGATTGAAGTTGTAGGAACGCCCGATTTTGTATAAGTGTGCATTGTATTTTCTTACAATGAATTCATACTGTGCACCATTGCCATTAATGATATAATTGATAACCGTCTGCTCTTGAGAAGTTTCAGATTTGCGCATAATTCTTTTGTTGCATTTTCTCTATTAGAGTCGGTAATGCGACAAAAGGTTACAATACAGTTTGATTTTTTTTTAATCAGCACAAAATGTGTTTACTTAGCATTCTTAATCAACGCTTCAAGAAAGTCAGATGTGATTGGGTTCTCTGTAATAGCTTCTAATCCTTCTTTGTGTTGCAGTTGTTCTGCAAGCTCTTTCATTGATTTTATGGCATATTTGAGCAAAGCAGGACCCAAACTCACTCTGGCAACTCCAATTTTTTGCAAAGTGTTAAACGAAGGAATACCTTGCAAAGTAAGAATGTTTACAGGCAATTTAACCGCTTCAACTGTTGTTTGAATGTCTTGTAATTTTTTCATTACGATTGGATATAAGCAGTCAGCACCGGCTTCTTTATATGATAGACCTCTTTCAATGGTTTCAGCAAGGATATCTTCGGCACTGCTTTCCTTGCGATAAATATATGTGTCAGTTCTTGCATTGATAAAAAAGTGAATGTCTCTCTCTTGAGCAGTTTCGCGTATGGTCTTTATTTTGGCTGCCTGTGTCTTGTAATCCAGCAAGCGGTGTGTTTTTTTATCGGAATCTTCGATGTTTATCCCAATAACACCGGCATCTATAAGCGTGTTGATGTGTTGGGAGAGTTGCTCGTTACTGTCGGAATAGCCACTTTCAAAATCTACAGAAACAGGAATGGATACTGCGTTTGCAATTTTGGTAACTTGGGAAAGGAAATCATCAAAAGTCATTTTTTCTCCATCCAAATGACCTTGTGTAAATGCCATTGAAGCACTTGCCGTTGCAATGGCTTTATATCCGATTTCTTGTAATAATAGTGCTCCTAAAGGCTCCCAAATATTTGGCAGAATGAGCAGTTCCCCTGAATGATGTAAGTCAAAAAAGAGTTTGGCTTTTTGCTGTTGATTTGCAAAATTTTTCATGTGAATAGTTGTCAATACTGATGACAAGTGCGAACAAAAATTCAACTAAAGTTTTGGCTTCTTAAATACCGGTACGGTTGAGCAAGGTTCACCAAACATGAGAGATTGAACATGAGGCAATAGCATATTGGTTATTTCAACATAAGCGGCTTCTGAAATTTTGATTTTGCTGCAACCTTTAATTACCAATTTTGCATTGTGATAATCTTGAGAGTTAATGTGTTTGTGCAAATTCTCAAGTAAGAGTATGGTTTCTAATGTATCTAAATTCCCAAAAACAACTTTTTTGGCAATCCCGTTTAATTTACTTGCAACGAGCATATATGCCCAAGTCGGCACGATTGCATCTGCTGTGCATGTTATTGCGACATATTTGTTTGCAAATTCTTGCCAATCATTTGTTTTGATATAGTCTCTAAACTCTTTTTCTTTCAGTATTAAGCCCATGTAGAGATTTTCCCTTAAGTCAATCAATACGCGCTCTCCGGCTGGATAGTATTGCTCTAAATCCAAAGTGATAATGCCACTTGCCTGAATTTTGTTTACGATTTCCATCAGTTGTGCAAAGGTATAGAATTTCTAACCTGTGTAGTTCAAACAGTTTTGGGTGAATAGGTTTTGAAAATTAAAAACACCCTAATATTACGCCAAAGGAAGTTGTAAAACAGACTCTTTCAATTACTTTTGGCAGGTTAAAAGACTATTACTAATCAATCACAAAATGAAACAAATTGCAACCATCTATCTAAGCATAGCCACGCTCTTTATGGCATGTGGCAGACCTGCACCGCACACCGGAGAAGCAACTGAAGTGGCAAAGAAAGAATGGAAAACCCATGAAAACTCAATTTACTCCATTCAATATCCCAAAGATTGGACTTTAGATGAAACGGGGAAGATGGGGGCAGTTTTTGTGTTATTCTCTCCTGAACTTTCCGATCCTACTCAATTTAGAGTAAATATCAACTTGATAACAGAAGATCTGAGCCAACGTAATATTGGTATTGATGAATACATGCAGCTATCAGAAGACGCGCTCAAAGAGTATATTGCAGATGTTAAAATCATAGAGAATAAAAGAATTTCCAGAGATAAAGGTGTATATCATAAACTGGTTTTCTCAGCGGTAAATCAAGGTGCAAAACTGAAATGGGAGCAGCATTTTCATTTGAAAAATCAGACAGCTTATGTGTTAACACTGACAAGCGATGAAGCCAATTTTGATAAATTTAAAGACGTAGGCGAAACAGTATTGCAATCTTTTGTATTAAAGGATTGAGGAGGGAAGGGAATCTTTTTGCTTATTTTGTAGAGTACAAATCTAGTGTGATGGATGCACAATGAATTTATTGTTAAATCAAAAACTTTCAGAGAGTTATAAAAGTAAAGCTCGAATAGCGAGAGTGCTTACTGAGCAGTGGGTCTTCAATAATGCATATTGTCCCGGTTGTGGAAATCCTACTTTAATTTAATATGGAAATAATAAACCCGTGGCTGATTTTTTCTGTAAACATTGTGCAGAACAGTTTGAATTATAGAGTAAGGGACGTAGCTTTGGAAAATTAATTGCTGATGGTGCTTATTCCACTATGATTGAACAGATTACTGCAGATAATAATCCGAATTTTTTCTTTCTTACTTATTCAAGAGATTGGGTGATGAATGATTTTTTTTAATCCCAAAACAGTTTTGTACCCCCGAAATGAATATCAAAAGACCGCCCCTGCCAAAGACTGCAAGAAGAGCAGGTTGGGTTAGTTGTAATATTGATATTTCTAAAGTCTCGGAAGCGGAGAAGGTGCTCATAGTAAGAAAATCAAAAATTATCAATCGTGAAATAGTAAAAGAAACATTTAATAAAACTTTATTTCTCAGGTCATCAAGTAAAGAAGCAAAAGGCTGTATTTTGGATATATTGGCGTGTGTTGATGCAATTAAAAAGGAGACATTTACTCTTGATGAAGTATATAAATTTGAGGAAGATTTAAAGAAAAAATATCACAACAATAACTTTATTAAAGATAAAATCAGACAGCAACTTCAAGTTCTCAGAGATAAAGGAATCATTGAGTTTGTTAGTCGTTGACAATATAAAAAAATAGAATATGGAAATGTTTAAAATTGAAGTACAGGAGTTTTTATCAAGAATAATTGAAGTGGAAGCTGAAACAAAAGATGAAGCGATTTCAAAGGTGCTTCAATTGTATAGGGATGAAGAAATTGTTTTAGATTTATATGATTATGTGTTGACGGAAATTGACGAGTATATTGATTAAATTTTACATTGCATTAGCATTTTTCTACATTTATTCTGCTGTCTTATCGCTAAAATAATTATAAGACTGTGCTGGCTTTAGAGAATGTTTTGGGCAACAATTATGCAATCCCAAATCCCTTATTTTTGCCGCATCGAACTTTATCTGCAATACAGTTACTGGTGGTTAGTTGTAATTCTTATGATAACAGGAGTGGCAACTTGGTGGCTCTATCCAAAAGCGAAAGGAAATTCTAAAACAGATATTCTGTTTTGTTGGATTAA
Above is a window of Bacteroidia bacterium DNA encoding:
- the folE gene encoding GTP cyclohydrolase I FolE; the encoded protein is MQETTKTDATKPYQPESEIIEHIDLREFELSEDEKIEQIEFHFGKIMRILGLDLTDDSLKDTPLRVAKMYVKELFSGLNPDNMPSVKLFENKGEYNNMLVEKDITLFSTCEHHFVPIIGKAHVAYIPKDKVIGLSKINRIVQFYAKRPQLQERMTTQIADALKKILQTEDVGVVIEADHLCVQSRGINDTNSSTTSSCFLGQFKNEATKNEFLHYIRTSK
- a CDS encoding plastocyanin/azurin family copper-binding protein, with translation MIRRVLQIGLASLFSMYFLSSCNNTGTTTADNQADSTVVSAATPAFASDTIIIEEMQFKPQEITINKGDTLIFVNKDIVAHDATDVDSIWKSPAMQNGDTWQIVPQKSTDYYCSIHMVMKGKIIINDMQ
- a CDS encoding DUF4142 domain-containing protein, with the protein product MKNLRKFSVLASTMLFATFIMPLNGSAQNAPKVSDPQIASIAVTANQIDVDYGKIALKKSKNESVRRFAQTMIDDHNGVIKMCVDLATKLGVTPETNDITKSLLADSKKITKTLNSKTGAAFDKAYIDNEVSYHEAVISTVENVLIPQAQNAELKALLVKVLPALKAHLEHAKMVQKEFSK
- a CDS encoding sigma-70 family RNA polymerase sigma factor produces the protein MRKSETSQEQTVINYIINGNGAQYEFIVRKYNAHLYKIGRSYNFNHDDTLDLIQETFIQAYSHLRDFKGRSSFQTWLIRIMLNNCYKKKEKASYKHEIASQVHDNDTPMLIQSNPDPSKIYHNRELGKIIEDALSQVPHEYRMVFALREINGLSSAETAHLLELSESNVKTKLNRAKKMLQSIIEQSYSPSELFEFHDIHCNNMVARVLRETNKI
- a CDS encoding isocitrate lyase/phosphoenolpyruvate mutase family protein; its protein translation is MKNFANQQQKAKLFFDLHHSGELLILPNIWEPLGALLLQEIGYKAIATASASMAFTQGHLDGEKMTFDDFLSQVTKIANAVSIPVSVDFESGYSDSNEQLSQHINTLIDAGVIGINIEDSDKKTHRLLDYKTQAAKIKTIRETAQERDIHFFINARTDTYIYRKESSAEDILAETIERGLSYKEAGADCLYPIVMKKLQDIQTTVEAVKLPVNILTLQGIPSFNTLQKIGVARVSLGPALLKYAIKSMKELAEQLQHKEGLEAITENPITSDFLEALIKNAK
- a CDS encoding DUF2480 family protein, translated to MEIVNKIQASGIITLDLEQYYPAGERVLIDLRENLYMGLILKEKEFRDYIKTNDWQEFANKYVAITCTADAIVPTWAYMLVASKLNGIAKKVVFGNLDTLETILLLENLHKHINSQDYHNAKLVIKGCSKIKISEAAYVEITNMLLPHVQSLMFGEPCSTVPVFKKPKL
- a CDS encoding DpnD/PcfM family protein, with amino-acid sequence MEMFKIEVQEFLSRIIEVEAETKDEAISKVLQLYRDEEIVLDLYDYVLTEIDEYID